A DNA window from Prosthecobacter debontii contains the following coding sequences:
- a CDS encoding endonuclease NucS domain-containing protein: protein MSKTALEILRYTRTEAWVEDLLFAHPELLAPGLPVPQRQYILRPTSYRVDLLFEDETQTTLVEIKKGTVDLATLEQVRRYRGLLQKPGRRFRAYVVGAGISAEAAKSLGRTGGRLQYRQIGRDIPREVVLCRPCRMARDYRLSSCPYCGGRENLV from the coding sequence ATGTCGAAAACCGCTCTGGAAATCCTCCGCTACACGCGCACGGAAGCCTGGGTGGAGGATCTGCTGTTTGCGCATCCCGAGCTGCTCGCCCCCGGTCTTCCTGTTCCTCAGCGGCAATACATTTTGCGGCCCACCAGCTATCGCGTGGATCTGCTTTTTGAAGACGAGACTCAGACCACGTTGGTCGAAATCAAGAAAGGCACGGTGGACCTCGCCACGCTGGAGCAGGTGCGGCGCTATCGTGGACTGCTCCAAAAGCCAGGCCGCCGGTTTCGCGCTTACGTGGTGGGTGCCGGGATCAGCGCCGAGGCTGCCAAGTCGTTAGGCCGCACGGGAGGCCGTCTTCAATACCGCCAGATAGGGCGCGACATTCCCCGGGAGGTGGTGCTCTGTCGTCCCTGCCGAATGGCCCGCGATTACCGCCTGTCCTCGTGTCCCTACTGCGGTGGACGCGAGAACTTGGTCTGA
- a CDS encoding ParA family protein, translating into MSANTIAFLNFKGGVGKTATAVNIGAALAHYQKQRVLIVDLDPQCNASFWLMPPADWKAHVDGGKNSTYQIFQDQIMGTHRFDFEKAVVRAVPRKGGISQISRLDILPAAVELITIEDRIHQNKYARFFEFLHQALKPYYKEYDYIFFDCPPNVYSISKNALYAAENCVVPYVPDFLSLSGFQLLAQQIEQFNDRISGFKGIRRRASIVALLASHYKPSKAHDQGLNELEITLHRLKAEGLTHHDAKLLLPPIRHLADVAESTNEHMPVILHNPTGRGADDYSQIAKAFHSHFQSL; encoded by the coding sequence ATGAGTGCCAACACCATCGCATTCCTGAACTTTAAAGGCGGAGTGGGTAAAACCGCCACGGCTGTCAATATCGGAGCTGCCTTGGCCCATTATCAGAAGCAGCGCGTGCTGATCGTGGACCTCGATCCCCAGTGCAACGCCAGCTTCTGGCTCATGCCGCCTGCGGATTGGAAAGCCCATGTGGACGGTGGAAAAAACTCCACTTACCAGATTTTCCAGGATCAAATCATGGGCACACACCGGTTTGATTTTGAGAAGGCTGTTGTTAGAGCTGTGCCTCGGAAGGGCGGCATTTCTCAGATTTCACGCCTGGATATTCTACCTGCCGCTGTGGAGTTGATCACGATTGAAGATCGGATTCATCAGAACAAATACGCACGTTTCTTTGAGTTCCTCCATCAAGCCTTGAAACCCTACTACAAGGAATACGATTACATCTTCTTCGACTGCCCACCGAATGTTTATTCCATCTCGAAGAACGCCCTGTATGCAGCGGAAAACTGTGTCGTGCCCTACGTGCCTGACTTTCTCTCACTCTCAGGCTTTCAGCTCTTGGCCCAACAGATTGAGCAATTCAATGATCGTATCAGCGGCTTCAAGGGCATCCGCAGGAGGGCTTCCATCGTGGCCTTGCTAGCCAGTCACTACAAACCAAGTAAGGCACATGACCAAGGACTGAATGAGCTCGAAATCACCCTACATCGACTGAAAGCGGAGGGTCTCACGCATCATGACGCTAAGCTTTTACTCCCGCCCATTCGTCACTTAGCGGATGTTGCAGAATCCACCAACGAGCACATGCCCGTGATCCTCCACAATCCCACCGGACGCGGAGCTGACGATTACAGCCAAATTGCCAAGGCCTTTCACTCGCATTTCCAATCTCTTTAA